In the Syngnathus scovelli strain Florida chromosome 8, RoL_Ssco_1.2, whole genome shotgun sequence genome, one interval contains:
- the asmtl gene encoding probable bifunctional dTTP/UTP pyrophosphatase/methyltransferase protein isoform X1: MVLNPVISKLAGKLVVLASASPRRLDILRNAGLRFEVVPSWFKETLDKRLFKAPQQYAVETAKQKALEVARRMPCNHLKTPDIVIGADTIVTVDGMILEKPRDKQDAYRMLSSLSGKEHSVFTGVAIVLCCQKSNEEDYQIVDFYEETKVKFADLSEDMLWEYIDSGEPMDKAGGYGIQALGGMLVEYVHGDFLNVVGFPLNHFCKQLDHIYNQRGSCHGDTVPVLPVANQVDNSSSGHSEKIPPATATRGQFNEREDSEEAKEDLQKIIQLMDGFKASKALFTASKLGVFDLLQRRPAMDAVQVAQELQTSVKGTEHLLEACLSLKLLKSTNCKTPSYENTELSKRFLLSDAPSSLLGHLAHCNDTVWPLFSHLESAVKEGVQQHHRAFCSKSEDLFQDSIYRSQEVRLRFMKAMHSIAQVTGKAVATAFDLSAFKSACDLGGCTGAMALEFAKAHPGMSVTVFDLPTVVEMSPRFLPPCTEEKVTFVAGDFFKDPLPKADLYILARILHDWSDDKVNLLLSKIADACTPGCGLLLSEIFLDEGRTGPSRGLLQALSMSEGRQRSADEYAVLLKGHAFVATAIKQTENLLDAMLCIKV; this comes from the exons ATGGTGCTGAACCCCGTCATCTCCAAACTAGCTGGCAAACTGGTTGTGTTGGCGAGCGCATCTCCGCGGCGACTGGACATCCTTCGCAATGCT GGCCTGCGCTTTGAGGTGGTCCCATCCTGGTTCAAAGAAACTCTCGACAAACGACTGTTCAAAGCACCTCAGCAGTACGCTGTGGAGACGGCCAAGCAGAAGGCACTGGAGGTGGCGAGGAGGATGCCCTGT AACCACCTTAAAACTCCAGACATCGTGATCGGCGCAGACACGATTGTG ACAGTTGATGGCATGATTCTTGAGAAGCCACGCGATAAGCAAGATGCATACAGGATGCTCTCGAG TTTGAGTGGTAAAGAGCACAGTGTCTTCACAGGCGTCGCCATCGTGCTCTGTTGTCAGAAATCAA ATGAAGAGGATTACCAGATAGTTGACTTTTACGAAGAAACCAAGGTGAAGTTCGCCGACCTCTCGGAGGACATGCTGTGGGAGTACATTGACAGCGGTGAACCCAT GGACAAGGCGGGTGGCTATGGCATCCAGGCTCTGGGTGGGATGCTGGTGGAGTACGTGCATGGAGACTTTCTCAACGTTGTGGGTTTCCCCCTCAACCACTTCTGTAAACAGCTGGACCACATTTACAACCAAAGAGGCAGTTGCCACGGCGACACTGTTCCAGTTCTACCAGTCGCAAATCAG GTGGACAACAGCTCATCTGGACATTCTGAGAAAATACCACCAGCTACTGCCACTAGGGGGCAATTCAATGAACGTGAGGACAGTGAAGAAGCCAAAGAGGACCTACAAAAAATCATTCAACTGATGGATGGATTCAAAGCCTCCAAG GCACTTTTTACCGCTTCCAAGTTGGGCGTATTTGACTTGCTCCAGCGCAGACCAGCAATGGATGCGGTCCAGGTGGCCCAGGAGCTGCAAACATCCGTCAAGGGAACGGAGCATCTGCTTGAGGCATGCCTCTCGCTAAAACTCTTAAAGAGCACAA ACTGTAAGACACCGTCATACGAGAACACAGAGCTGTCCAAACGCTTCCTGCTGTCCGACGCGCCATCGTCCCTGCTGggccacttggcgcactgcAACGACACCGTGTGGCCACTCTTCAGCCACCTGGAGAGCGCCGTAAAGGAGGGCGTCCAGCAGCACCATAGGGCCTTCTGCAGCAAGTCTGAGGACTTATTCCAG GACTCAATCTACAGGAGCCAGGAGGTGAGGCTGAGGTTCATGAAGGCCATGCACAGTATCGCTCAAGTGACCGGCAAAGCGGTGGCAACAGCTTTTGACCTGTCTGCCTTTAAGAGTGCCTGTGACCTCGGAG GCTGTACAGGTGCAATGGCATTGGAATTCGCAAAAGCTCACCCGGGGATGTCCGTGACAGTGTTCGACTTACCGACTGTAGTTGAAATGAGTCCTCGTTTCCTTCCACCGTGCACTGAAGAAAAGGTCACATTTGTTGCAG GAGACTTCTTCAAAGATCCTTTACCCAAAGCGGACTTGTACATCCTTGCGAGAATTCTTCATGACTGGTCAGATGACAAAGTGAACCTCTTGCTCAGCAAAATTGCAGACGCATGCACGCCAG GTTGTGGCCTGCTGCTGAGTGAGATTTTCCTGGACGAGGGTAGAACAGGGCCAAGTCGCGGGCTGCTCCAGGCCCTCAGCATGAGCGAAGGCAGACAGAGGAGCGCCGACGAGTACGCTGTGCTTTTGAAGGGCCACGCCTTTGTTGCCACCGCTATCAAACAGACGGAAAACCTGCTGGATGCAATGCTCTGCATCAAAGTCTGA
- the cdc16 gene encoding cell division cycle protein 16 homolog, with the protein MNLDRLRKRVRQYIDQQQYQSALFWADKIATLSHEDPQDIYWLAQCLFLTSQYHRASHALRSRKLDKMYGACQYLAARCHYAAKEFEQALDILSEEVGFKKLLDRSVKEEVGTPEANNWDMSPASISSSICLLRGKIYDAMDNRPLATSSYKEALKLDVYCFEAFELLTSHHMLTAQEEKDFLHSLPLSQQCTEEEEELLHFLFENKLKKYNKPSDLVVPAMVNNLQDNLDVVVSLAERHYYNCDFKMCYKLTSTVMVKDPFHANCLPVHIGTLVELGKANELFYLSHKLVDLYPNNPVSWFAVGCYYLMVGHKNENARRYLSKATTLERTYGPAWIAYGHSFAMESEHDQAMAAYFTAAQLMKGCHLPMLYIGLEYGLTNNSKLAERFFSQALSIAPEDPFVIHEVAVVAFQNGQWKMAEKYFLDAMEKIKAIGNEVTVDKWEPLLNNLGHVCRKLKKYDQALEYHRQALVLIPQHASTYAAIGYVHSLMGDFESAIDYFHTALGLKRDDTFSVTMLGHCIDMYIGETDAYEVTDIGDKVKESANTQTLMKAINATELTEPLASPRLEDSNAMTVETPLSHQDKMVLDVPLRLSLTLECDMYESDVMLDTLSDTST; encoded by the exons atgaatcttGACAGACTTCGAAAGCGAGTGCGGCAGTACATCGACCAG CAACAGTATCAAAGCGCGCTGTTTTGGGCAGACAAGATAGCAACTCTTTCTCATG AAGATCCCCAGGACATCTACTGGCTTGCTCAGTGCCTTTTCTTGACATCACAATATCACAGAGCCTCGCATGCACTCCGCTCGAGGAAACTTGACAAG ATGTATGGAGCTTGTCAGTATCTTGCTGCACGATGTCAT TATGCCGCCAAGGAGTTCGAGCAGGCTTTAGATATTTTATCAGAGGAGGTAGGCTTTAAGAAGctgctggacaggagtgtgaagGAGGAGGTCGGGACACCAGAGGCAAACAATTGGGACATGTCGCCTGCCTCC ATCAGCAGCTCCATCTGCCTCCTGCGCGGCAAGATCTACGATGCCATGGACAACCGGCCATTGGCCACCTCCAGCTACAAAGAGGCCTTGAAACTGGACGTGTACTGCTTCGAAGCCTTTGAGCTTCTCACATCGCACCACAtgctgacagctcaggaag AGAAAGACTTCCTACACTCGCTCCCGCTGAGTCAGCAGTGcacagaggaagaagaggagctgCTTCATTTCCTATTTGAGAATAAGTTAAAGAAG TACAACAAACCCAGTGACCTGGTGGTGCCTGCCATGGTCAACAATCTGCAGGACAACTTGGATGTGGTGGTGTCCCTGGCCGAGAGACATTATTACAACTGTGACTTCAAGATGTGCTACAAGCTCACCTCCAC GGTGATGGTCAAAGACCCTTTCCATGCTAACTGCTTACCTGTGCACATAGGAACATTAGTCGAGCTGGGAAAAGCAAATG AGTTATTTTATCTATCGCACAAACTTGTCGACTTGTATCCCAACAATCCA GTATCCTGGTTTGCCGTCGGCTGCTACTATCTCATGGTGGGccataaaaatgaaaatgcccGTCGCTACCTCAG CAAAGCCACCACTCTGGAGAGGACGTATGGTCCGGCGTGGATCGCCTATGGTCATTCCTTTGCCATGGAGAGTGAGCACGACCAGGCCATGGCTGCCTACTTTACAGCCGCACAGCTGATGAAAGG GTGTCATTTGCCAATGCTGTACATCGGCCTGGAGTACGGCCTGACGAACAACTCAAAGCTGGCCGAGCGCTTCTTCAGCCAAGCGTTGAGCATTGCTCCAGAGGACCCCTTTGTCATTCACGAGGTGGCCGTGGTTGCTTTTCAGAATGGACA ATGGAAGATGGCTGAGAAGTATTTTCTGGATGCCATGGAGAAGATCAAAGCCATTGGGAACGAG GTGACTGTAGACAAGTGGGAGCCTTTACTAAACAACCTGGGTCACGTGTGTCGCAAACTCAA GAAGTACGACCAGGCTCTGGAGTACCACCGTCAGGCGCTGGTGCTGATCCCTCAGCATGCCTCCACATACGCCGCCATAGGATACGTGCACAGCCTCATGGGCGACTTTGAGAGTGCTATCGACTACTTCCATACA GCGCTTGGACTCAAACGAGATGACACGTTTTCCGTGACAATGCTTGGCCACTGCATCGACATGTACATTGGTGAAACGGATGCCTACGAAG TTACAGACATCGGCGACAAGGTCAAAGAAAGCGCCAATACGCAAACGCTGATGAAGGCAATCAACGCGACAGAGCTCACCGAACCGctggcctccccgcggctggaggACTCCAACGCTATGACGGTGGAGACGCCGTTGTCTCACCAGGACAAGATGGTGCTTGACGTGCCTCTACGTCTGTCCCTGACGCTGGAGTGCGACATGTACGAAAGCGACGTCATGTTGGATACCCTGTCGGACACCAGCACGTGA
- the asmtl gene encoding probable bifunctional dTTP/UTP pyrophosphatase/methyltransferase protein isoform X2, whose translation MVLNPVISKLAGKLVVLASASPRRLDILRNAGLRFEVVPSWFKETLDKRLFKAPQQYAVETAKQKALEVARRMPCNHLKTPDIVIGADTIVTVDGMILEKPRDKQDAYRMLSSLSGKEHSVFTGVAIVLCCQKSNEEDYQIVDFYEETKVKFADLSEDMLWEYIDSGEPMDKAGGYGIQALGGMLVEYVHGDFLNVVGFPLNHFCKQLDHIYNQRGSCHGDTVPVLPVANQVDNSSSGHSEKIPPATATRGQFNEREDSEEAKEDLQKIIQLMDGFKASKALFTASKLGVFDLLQRRPAMDAVQVAQELQTSVKGTEHLLEACLSLKLLKSTNCKTPSYENTELSKRFLLSDAPSSLLGHLAHCNDTVWPLFSHLESAVKEGVQQHHRAFCSKSEDLFQDSIYRSQEVRLRFMKAMHSIAQVTGKAVATAFDLSAFKSACDLGGCTGAMALEFAKAHPGMSVTVFDLPTVVEMSPRFLPPCTEEKVTFVAGDFFKDPLPKADLYILARILHDWSDDKVNLLLSKIADACTPGCAVVIAETMLDEWSTYSTLQSLNMLVQTEGRERTQWDYAALLNKHGFGNTRVVHTRNFLDALLAIKM comes from the exons ATGGTGCTGAACCCCGTCATCTCCAAACTAGCTGGCAAACTGGTTGTGTTGGCGAGCGCATCTCCGCGGCGACTGGACATCCTTCGCAATGCT GGCCTGCGCTTTGAGGTGGTCCCATCCTGGTTCAAAGAAACTCTCGACAAACGACTGTTCAAAGCACCTCAGCAGTACGCTGTGGAGACGGCCAAGCAGAAGGCACTGGAGGTGGCGAGGAGGATGCCCTGT AACCACCTTAAAACTCCAGACATCGTGATCGGCGCAGACACGATTGTG ACAGTTGATGGCATGATTCTTGAGAAGCCACGCGATAAGCAAGATGCATACAGGATGCTCTCGAG TTTGAGTGGTAAAGAGCACAGTGTCTTCACAGGCGTCGCCATCGTGCTCTGTTGTCAGAAATCAA ATGAAGAGGATTACCAGATAGTTGACTTTTACGAAGAAACCAAGGTGAAGTTCGCCGACCTCTCGGAGGACATGCTGTGGGAGTACATTGACAGCGGTGAACCCAT GGACAAGGCGGGTGGCTATGGCATCCAGGCTCTGGGTGGGATGCTGGTGGAGTACGTGCATGGAGACTTTCTCAACGTTGTGGGTTTCCCCCTCAACCACTTCTGTAAACAGCTGGACCACATTTACAACCAAAGAGGCAGTTGCCACGGCGACACTGTTCCAGTTCTACCAGTCGCAAATCAG GTGGACAACAGCTCATCTGGACATTCTGAGAAAATACCACCAGCTACTGCCACTAGGGGGCAATTCAATGAACGTGAGGACAGTGAAGAAGCCAAAGAGGACCTACAAAAAATCATTCAACTGATGGATGGATTCAAAGCCTCCAAG GCACTTTTTACCGCTTCCAAGTTGGGCGTATTTGACTTGCTCCAGCGCAGACCAGCAATGGATGCGGTCCAGGTGGCCCAGGAGCTGCAAACATCCGTCAAGGGAACGGAGCATCTGCTTGAGGCATGCCTCTCGCTAAAACTCTTAAAGAGCACAA ACTGTAAGACACCGTCATACGAGAACACAGAGCTGTCCAAACGCTTCCTGCTGTCCGACGCGCCATCGTCCCTGCTGggccacttggcgcactgcAACGACACCGTGTGGCCACTCTTCAGCCACCTGGAGAGCGCCGTAAAGGAGGGCGTCCAGCAGCACCATAGGGCCTTCTGCAGCAAGTCTGAGGACTTATTCCAG GACTCAATCTACAGGAGCCAGGAGGTGAGGCTGAGGTTCATGAAGGCCATGCACAGTATCGCTCAAGTGACCGGCAAAGCGGTGGCAACAGCTTTTGACCTGTCTGCCTTTAAGAGTGCCTGTGACCTCGGAG GCTGTACAGGTGCAATGGCATTGGAATTCGCAAAAGCTCACCCGGGGATGTCCGTGACAGTGTTCGACTTACCGACTGTAGTTGAAATGAGTCCTCGTTTCCTTCCACCGTGCACTGAAGAAAAGGTCACATTTGTTGCAG GAGACTTCTTCAAAGATCCTTTACCCAAAGCGGACTTGTACATCCTTGCGAGAATTCTTCATGACTGGTCAGATGACAAAGTGAACCTCTTGCTCAGCAAAATTGCAGACGCATGCACGCCAG GCTGTGCTGTTGTCATTGCTGAGACCATGTTGGATGAGTGGTCCACCTACTCAACCCTGCAGTCTTTGAACATGCTGGTCCAAACTGAGGGCCGAGAGAGGACGCAGTGGGACTACGCTGCCTTGCTAAATAAACACGGCTTCGGAAACACACGTGTGGTTCACACGAGGAACTTCCTCGATGCTTTGCTTGCCattaaaatgtga
- the upf3a gene encoding regulator of nonsense transcripts 3A isoform X1: protein MRSEKEQMTETKDKGVVEIKLRDNSGDQDNIPKQKEEKKEVFTKVVIRRLPPHLTKEQLEEQLSPLPSFDYFEFFPADQSLYPHLFSRAYINFKNQDDILLFRDRFDGYVFIDNKGQEFPAVVEFAPFQKVSKKKLKKKDAKSGSIEEDPEYKRFLENYSCDEEKSMANPETLLGEIEAKTKELIAKRTTPLLEYIRNKKMEKQRIREEKREERRRREFEKKRQREEEKRKRREEERRKRKEAEKQKKLTDKDIKIKLLKKSDRDDDMDSDHVKDKSEVGEMEREKWEKTAGQMKLKDSKEKSQPESDKEQQQCRRQRDKDHRGKDDDRKRQRHHYDFDKFTRRKDETKWGKGYCQDRTKKEGHHHTYSFCSDSGDQQMKEDRDELANRKERLRNKVSEKDRPAMQLYQPGARNRKGVNSAGKGYDCMPVGHSPEGEVAGCFEVVAMAAVQDKAYDNSNDEHGQL, encoded by the exons ATGAGGTCTGAAAAGGAGCAAATGACGGAGACTAAGGACAAGGGTGTTGTGGAAATAAAGTTGAGGGACAACTCGGGAGACCAGGACAATATTCCCAAGCAGAAAGAAGAGAAAAAGGAGGTTTTTACGAAG GTGGTCATTCGAAGGCTCCCACCTCACCTCACCAAGGAGCAGTTAGAAGAACAACTCAGCCCGCTTCCTTCGTTTGATTACTTTGAGTTCTTCCCTGCTGATCAAAG TCTGTACCCACATTTGTTCTCCAGAGCCTACATCAACTTCAAAAACCAGGATGATATCCTTTTGTTCAGAGATAGATTCGATGGCTACGTCTTCATTGACAACAAAG GTCAGGAGTTCCCTGCTGTGGTAGAGTTTGCCCCCTTCCAGAAAGTCTCCAAAAAGaagctaaaaaagaaagatgCTAAATCTGGAAGTATCGAGGAAG ATCCGGAATACAAACGCTTCTTGGAGAACTACTCATGCGATGAGGAGAAGTCGATGGCCAACCCTGAGACTCTTCTGGGGGaaattgaggctaaaaccaaagaGCTTATAG CCAAAAGGACAACACCCTTGTTGGAGTACATCAGAaacaagaaaatggaaaaacag CGAATACGAGAGGAAAAGCGTGAGGAGCGACGGCGGCGAGAGTTTGAGAAGAAGCGACAACGAGAGGAGGAGAAACGGAAGCGACGTGAAGAGGAGCGGCGCAAACGGAAAGAAGCTGAGAAGCAGAAGAAACTCACAGACAAAGATATCAAAATTAAG CTGCTGAAGAAAAGCGACAGGGACGATGACATGGACTCAGACCACGTAAAAGACAAAAGTGAAGTCGGGGAAATGGAAAGGGAGAAATGGGAAAAGACGGCTGGACAGATGAAGTTAAAGGATTCCAAGGAAAA AAGTCAGCCTGAAAGTGAcaaggagcagcagcagtgccgaAGGCAGCGAGACAAAGACCATCGCGGGAAAGATGATGACAGGAAGCGTCAGAGGCACCACTACGACTTTGACAAGTTCACGCGGCGCAAAGACGAGACCAAATGGGGCAAGGGTTACTGCCAGGACCGCACCAAGAAGGAGGGCCATCACCACACCTACTCCTTCTGCTCTGATAGCGGCGACCAGCAGATGAAGGAGGACAGGGACGAGCTGGCAAACAGAAAGGAGCGCCTCCGAAACAAGGTGAGCGAGAAG GACCGCCCGGCCATGCAACTGTACCAGCCTGGCGCGCGGAATCGCAAGGGTGTCAACTCGGCTGGCAAAGGCTATGACTGCATGCCAGTAGGCCACTCGCCCGAAGGAGAGGTGGCGGGATGCTTCGAGGTGGTCGCCATGGCAGCGGTGCAAGACAAAGCATATGACAACAGCAATGATGAACACGGGCAATTGTAA
- the upf3a gene encoding regulator of nonsense transcripts 3A isoform X2: MRSEKEQMTETKDKGVVEIKLRDNSGDQDNIPKQKEEKKEVFTKVVIRRLPPHLTKEQLEEQLSPLPSFDYFEFFPADQSLYPHLFSRAYINFKNQDDILLFRDRFDGYVFIDNKGQEFPAVVEFAPFQKVSKKKLKKKDAKSGSIEEDPEYKRFLENYSCDEEKSMANPETLLGEIEAKTKELIAKRTTPLLEYIRNKKMEKQRIREEKREERRRREFEKKRQREEEKRKRREEERRKRKEAEKQKKLTDKDIKIKLLKKSDRDDDMDSDHVKDKSEVGEMEREKWEKTAGQMKLKDSKEKSQPESDKEQQQCRRQRDKDHRGKDDDRKRQRHHYDFDKFTRRKDETKWGKGYCQDRTKKEGHHHTYSFCSDSGDQQMKEDRDELANRKERLRNKDRPAMQLYQPGARNRKGVNSAGKGYDCMPVGHSPEGEVAGCFEVVAMAAVQDKAYDNSNDEHGQL; the protein is encoded by the exons ATGAGGTCTGAAAAGGAGCAAATGACGGAGACTAAGGACAAGGGTGTTGTGGAAATAAAGTTGAGGGACAACTCGGGAGACCAGGACAATATTCCCAAGCAGAAAGAAGAGAAAAAGGAGGTTTTTACGAAG GTGGTCATTCGAAGGCTCCCACCTCACCTCACCAAGGAGCAGTTAGAAGAACAACTCAGCCCGCTTCCTTCGTTTGATTACTTTGAGTTCTTCCCTGCTGATCAAAG TCTGTACCCACATTTGTTCTCCAGAGCCTACATCAACTTCAAAAACCAGGATGATATCCTTTTGTTCAGAGATAGATTCGATGGCTACGTCTTCATTGACAACAAAG GTCAGGAGTTCCCTGCTGTGGTAGAGTTTGCCCCCTTCCAGAAAGTCTCCAAAAAGaagctaaaaaagaaagatgCTAAATCTGGAAGTATCGAGGAAG ATCCGGAATACAAACGCTTCTTGGAGAACTACTCATGCGATGAGGAGAAGTCGATGGCCAACCCTGAGACTCTTCTGGGGGaaattgaggctaaaaccaaagaGCTTATAG CCAAAAGGACAACACCCTTGTTGGAGTACATCAGAaacaagaaaatggaaaaacag CGAATACGAGAGGAAAAGCGTGAGGAGCGACGGCGGCGAGAGTTTGAGAAGAAGCGACAACGAGAGGAGGAGAAACGGAAGCGACGTGAAGAGGAGCGGCGCAAACGGAAAGAAGCTGAGAAGCAGAAGAAACTCACAGACAAAGATATCAAAATTAAG CTGCTGAAGAAAAGCGACAGGGACGATGACATGGACTCAGACCACGTAAAAGACAAAAGTGAAGTCGGGGAAATGGAAAGGGAGAAATGGGAAAAGACGGCTGGACAGATGAAGTTAAAGGATTCCAAGGAAAA AAGTCAGCCTGAAAGTGAcaaggagcagcagcagtgccgaAGGCAGCGAGACAAAGACCATCGCGGGAAAGATGATGACAGGAAGCGTCAGAGGCACCACTACGACTTTGACAAGTTCACGCGGCGCAAAGACGAGACCAAATGGGGCAAGGGTTACTGCCAGGACCGCACCAAGAAGGAGGGCCATCACCACACCTACTCCTTCTGCTCTGATAGCGGCGACCAGCAGATGAAGGAGGACAGGGACGAGCTGGCAAACAGAAAGGAGCGCCTCCGAAACAAG GACCGCCCGGCCATGCAACTGTACCAGCCTGGCGCGCGGAATCGCAAGGGTGTCAACTCGGCTGGCAAAGGCTATGACTGCATGCCAGTAGGCCACTCGCCCGAAGGAGAGGTGGCGGGATGCTTCGAGGTGGTCGCCATGGCAGCGGTGCAAGACAAAGCATATGACAACAGCAATGATGAACACGGGCAATTGTAA